In the Flavobacterium acetivorans genome, one interval contains:
- a CDS encoding LLM class flavin-dependent oxidoreductase — MNTNKLHQTRISALDLAIVRDGGTASETFKNSVNLAQQLEKWGYHRFWLAEHHNMPGIASSATSILIAHIAAATKTLRIGSGGIMLPNHAPLIIAEQFGTLATLFPNRIDLGLGRAPGTDQFTASALRRDEHAAMEFPANVQELQLYLSEGNKNGRVRAIPGEGLNIPIWILGSSTDSAYLAASLGLPYAFASHFAPAQLHTAIAIYRNNFKPSTYLKEPYVIACVNVIAADTDKEAQRLATSFKKLFLGIITGNRQQLKEPVNPDEDFMDPMEEAALQQMIAYTFIGGPEKLKKELEQFLEHTKVDELMVASAIYEHQARLRSYEILAEIKKETL; from the coding sequence ATGAATACAAACAAACTGCATCAAACAAGAATATCGGCGCTAGACCTTGCAATAGTAAGGGATGGAGGAACTGCATCTGAAACTTTTAAAAACAGTGTCAATCTGGCCCAACAGCTGGAAAAATGGGGTTATCATAGATTCTGGTTAGCCGAACATCACAATATGCCCGGAATTGCCAGTAGCGCCACTTCAATATTGATTGCTCATATTGCGGCGGCCACCAAGACTTTAAGAATAGGATCCGGAGGAATTATGCTTCCTAATCACGCTCCTCTAATTATTGCAGAACAGTTTGGAACCTTAGCCACTCTTTTTCCAAACCGAATCGATCTGGGCTTGGGACGTGCCCCTGGAACCGATCAGTTTACCGCCTCGGCCTTGAGAAGGGATGAACATGCCGCGATGGAATTCCCCGCCAATGTACAAGAATTACAACTTTATTTATCAGAAGGGAATAAAAACGGACGAGTTCGAGCCATTCCGGGAGAAGGCTTAAACATCCCAATATGGATTTTAGGCTCCAGCACCGATAGCGCTTACTTAGCCGCTTCCTTGGGACTGCCTTATGCTTTTGCCAGTCATTTTGCACCGGCACAACTTCATACTGCCATAGCCATATACCGCAATAATTTTAAACCATCAACCTATTTAAAAGAGCCTTATGTGATCGCTTGTGTAAATGTGATTGCCGCCGATACAGACAAGGAAGCCCAGAGACTGGCCACTTCTTTCAAGAAATTATTCCTTGGAATCATCACAGGAAACAGACAACAGCTTAAAGAACCTGTAAATCCCGATGAGGATTTTATGGATCCAATGGAAGAGGCTGCTTTACAACAAATGATTGCTTACACTTTTATAGGCGGACCAGAGAAACTAAAAAAAGAATTGGAACAATTCCTGGAGCATACTAAAGTGGACGAACTAATGGTAGCCTCAGCTATTTATGAGCATCAAGCAAGACTTCGTTCGTACGAAATTTTGGCAGAAATAAAAAAAGAAACGCTTTAG
- a CDS encoding transglutaminase yields the protein MIKIKQISFQGFKQRFQVKKPWDDVIIFVLNILIAIPVFIIAHQNLIELNWPLNLDRILLFLAIIVIIQLILRLLRTIIIICIILYVLVLFYGTVFGNYGFESVFEDYNSMMYTMSDNPNPQDIIIAKLLPFPNKSKIVSAIEYKNPKVRNFAIMATSKHFKNVKGYSDYRTIIQCFAVFKEINRRWNYVSDPKDGDYIATASESLEYFSGDCDDHSILMAAAVRAIGGTPRLIHTKGHIYPEILIGTLNDLETVNYLIKNILFVKESHKKQLHYHIDERGQVWLNLDYTAKYPGGPFLSEEILGALTLN from the coding sequence ATGATAAAAATAAAACAAATTTCTTTTCAGGGTTTTAAACAACGCTTTCAGGTGAAAAAACCCTGGGATGATGTCATTATCTTTGTTTTAAACATTTTGATTGCCATTCCTGTTTTTATTATAGCCCATCAAAATTTAATTGAACTTAACTGGCCTTTGAATCTTGACCGCATATTGCTCTTTCTTGCAATTATCGTCATTATTCAATTAATACTGCGTTTGTTGCGAACCATCATAATCATTTGCATTATTTTGTATGTTTTGGTGTTGTTTTATGGAACTGTTTTTGGCAATTACGGATTTGAAAGTGTTTTTGAGGATTATAATTCGATGATGTACACCATGTCAGATAATCCGAATCCACAGGATATTATCATTGCTAAGTTGCTTCCTTTTCCCAATAAATCAAAGATTGTTAGCGCCATTGAGTATAAGAATCCTAAGGTAAGAAATTTTGCTATCATGGCCACGTCAAAGCATTTCAAGAACGTCAAAGGCTATTCGGATTACAGAACTATTATCCAATGTTTTGCTGTTTTTAAGGAAATCAACCGCCGTTGGAACTATGTCAGCGATCCAAAAGATGGAGATTATATCGCCACTGCAAGTGAATCTTTGGAATATTTTTCGGGAGATTGCGACGATCATTCGATCTTGATGGCAGCGGCTGTTAGAGCCATTGGCGGGACGCCAAGATTGATTCATACTAAAGGACACATTTACCCTGAAATATTGATAGGAACGCTAAACGACCTTGAAACCGTCAATTATTTGATTAAAAACATCTTGTTTGTGAAAGAAAGCCATAAAAAACAACTGCATTATCATATTGATGAACGCGGTCAGGTATGGCTTAATCTGGATTATACGGCTAAATATCCCGGTGGTCCCTTTTTATCCGAAGAGATCCTAGGAGCCTTGACTCTTAATTAA